A stretch of Acidovorax sp. DW039 DNA encodes these proteins:
- the yghX gene encoding YghX family hydrolase → MIRLTAKDFHPELLELYDGYVHGRLSRRDFLDRAARFAVGGLTAAAILASLSPDYALAQQIAFTDPDIHAEYIRYPSPNGHGVVRGYLVRPAKASGRVAGVVVVHENRGLNPYIEDVARRVAKAGFVALAPDGLSSVGGYPGNDEEGRRLQQQVDPQKLMNDFFAAIEYLHTSELTTDKIGITGFCYGGGISNAAAVAFPELAAAVPFYGRQAKPENVPHIQAPLLLHFAETDPNVNATWPAYEAALKAAGKTYEAHVYPGTNHGFHNDSTPRYDEAAAKLAWDRTLAWFRRYLS, encoded by the coding sequence ATGATTCGACTCACCGCCAAGGATTTTCACCCTGAGCTGCTGGAACTGTACGACGGCTACGTGCATGGACGCTTGAGCCGGCGCGACTTCCTCGATCGCGCGGCGCGGTTCGCCGTTGGCGGGCTCACTGCTGCAGCGATCCTAGCCTCGCTGAGCCCTGACTATGCGTTGGCACAACAGATCGCCTTCACCGATCCAGACATCCATGCCGAGTACATCCGCTATCCCTCGCCGAACGGTCACGGCGTGGTGCGCGGCTACCTGGTGCGCCCGGCCAAGGCGTCCGGCCGGGTGGCCGGCGTCGTCGTGGTCCACGAGAACCGCGGCCTAAATCCCTACATCGAGGACGTGGCGCGGCGCGTGGCCAAGGCCGGCTTCGTCGCACTGGCACCCGACGGTCTGAGTTCGGTCGGCGGGTACCCTGGCAACGACGAGGAAGGCCGGCGGCTACAGCAGCAGGTCGATCCACAGAAGCTGATGAACGACTTCTTCGCCGCCATTGAGTACCTGCATACCAGCGAGCTGACCACCGACAAAATTGGCATCACCGGCTTTTGCTACGGTGGCGGTATCTCCAATGCGGCGGCCGTGGCCTTTCCGGAGCTGGCCGCGGCGGTGCCGTTCTATGGCCGTCAGGCCAAGCCGGAGAACGTGCCGCACATCCAGGCGCCGCTGCTGCTGCACTTCGCCGAGACCGACCCGAACGTCAACGCCACCTGGCCGGCCTACGAGGCGGCGTTGAAGGCGGCGGGCAAGACCTACGAAGCCCACGTTTATCCCGGCACCAACCACGGATTCCACAACGACTCCACGCCGCGCTACGACGAGGCCGCCGCCAAGCTCGCCTGGGATCGTACTCTGGCTTGGTTTCGGCGGTACCTGAGCTGA
- a CDS encoding SRPBCC domain-containing protein — protein sequence MNAIIWPEGYVPGFTENFASNEVIIAGLSAAEVWPLLAEPAKWPTYYANSANVRFYDGKGPLLADGDRFYFETFGFPVEAQCNEYVPPAAGQPGRVAWHGWSGEVGADDRLDVHHAWLVEDLEGGRVRILTQETQKGKPAAELHAAKPNPMINGHQDWLDGLVAAARTAKGAK from the coding sequence ATGAACGCCATCATCTGGCCCGAAGGCTACGTCCCGGGCTTCACAGAAAACTTCGCCTCTAACGAGGTCATCATCGCAGGCCTGAGCGCTGCCGAGGTCTGGCCGCTGCTGGCCGAACCGGCTAAGTGGCCCACCTATTACGCCAACTCGGCCAACGTGCGCTTTTACGACGGCAAGGGGCCGTTGCTGGCCGACGGCGACCGCTTCTATTTTGAAACCTTTGGCTTCCCGGTCGAGGCGCAGTGCAATGAATACGTCCCACCAGCGGCTGGTCAGCCTGGACGCGTCGCTTGGCACGGCTGGTCGGGCGAAGTCGGTGCCGACGACCGCTTGGACGTCCACCATGCGTGGCTGGTCGAGGATCTTGAAGGCGGCCGCGTGCGCATCCTCACCCAGGAGACCCAGAAGGGCAAACCGGCCGCCGAACTGCATGCCGCCAAGCCCAACCCGATGATCAACGGGCATCAGGATTGGCTTGACGGCCTAGTCGCCGCTGCTCGCACCGCCAAGGGAGCGAAGTGA
- a CDS encoding NAD(P)-dependent alcohol dehydrogenase: MKAVIVRAPGGLERLEVTELPDPGQPGPGQIRVAVHATSLNFHDLLVANGGIPADDGRVPMADAAGVVEAVGNGVTEFKPGDQVVSGFFPQWPDGLPFDDVGHFRKTPGDGIDGYACEYVVRAASDFTLAPRGWSHAEAATITTAGLTAWRALVVDGQLKAGVSVLVLGTGGVSIAALQIAKAMDARVIVTSSSDDKLARARRLGADEVINYRQVPDWGNRVLELTGGRGVDHVIEVGGPGTLTQSIKAVRVGGHIALIGVLTGREGALPTAVLMAKQARLQGLIVGSRRDQQDYVAALEQTGIRPVIDRSFPLEQLAEAFRFQERGAHFGKVVVEW, from the coding sequence ATGAAGGCCGTTATCGTTCGTGCACCGGGTGGACTGGAGCGTCTCGAAGTCACTGAGTTGCCCGATCCCGGCCAGCCAGGGCCAGGGCAGATCCGTGTGGCCGTGCATGCCACATCGCTGAATTTCCACGACTTGCTGGTCGCCAATGGCGGCATTCCCGCCGACGACGGCCGGGTGCCGATGGCCGATGCCGCCGGTGTGGTCGAGGCCGTAGGCAACGGCGTGACAGAGTTCAAGCCCGGAGATCAAGTGGTTTCCGGTTTCTTCCCTCAGTGGCCCGACGGCCTGCCGTTCGATGACGTCGGCCATTTTCGCAAGACTCCGGGCGATGGCATCGACGGCTATGCCTGCGAATATGTGGTGCGCGCAGCCAGCGACTTCACCTTGGCTCCGCGCGGCTGGAGCCATGCCGAGGCAGCCACCATCACCACCGCTGGGCTGACCGCTTGGCGCGCGCTGGTGGTCGATGGCCAGCTCAAGGCTGGCGTCAGCGTATTGGTGCTGGGCACCGGCGGTGTGTCGATCGCCGCGCTGCAGATCGCCAAGGCGATGGACGCACGGGTCATCGTCACCTCGTCCTCCGACGACAAGCTGGCGCGTGCCCGTAGGCTCGGTGCCGACGAGGTGATCAATTACCGGCAGGTGCCCGACTGGGGTAATCGTGTGCTGGAACTGACCGGCGGCCGTGGCGTCGACCACGTGATCGAGGTTGGCGGGCCGGGCACTCTGACGCAGTCGATCAAGGCGGTACGCGTGGGCGGCCACATCGCCCTGATCGGTGTGCTGACCGGCCGCGAGGGTGCCTTGCCCACCGCGGTTCTGATGGCCAAGCAGGCGCGTCTGCAGGGGCTGATTGTCGGCAGCCGCCGCGACCAGCAGGACTATGTGGCGGCGCTGGAGCAGACCGGCATCCGCCCGGTGATCGACCGCAGCTTCCCGCTGGAGCAACTGGCCGAGGCCTTCCGCTTCCAGGAAAGAGGCGCCCACTTCGGCAAGGTGGTGGTCGAATGGTGA
- a CDS encoding SRPBCC domain-containing protein: MAGCASSHGIGAVADTQSAIVWPEGYLPGTTDNFVSNEVIVAGLNAADVWPLLSDATRWPSYYANSADVRFYDGKGPELAAGDRFFFKTFGFPVEAQVTEYVAPTNGKPGRVAWHGWAGEQGSSERLDVIHAWLVEDMSGGRVRVLTQESQKGKPAQALASSKPNIMINGHQDWLTGLVEAARKTKAQ; encoded by the coding sequence ATGGCCGGCTGCGCGTCATCGCATGGCATCGGTGCGGTTGCCGACACGCAGAGCGCCATCGTCTGGCCCGAAGGCTATCTGCCCGGCACCACCGACAACTTCGTCTCCAACGAAGTCATCGTTGCCGGGCTCAATGCGGCCGATGTGTGGCCGTTGCTATCTGATGCGACCCGCTGGCCGAGCTACTACGCCAACTCAGCTGACGTGCGTTTCTATGATGGCAAGGGCCCGGAACTGGCCGCCGGTGACCGCTTCTTCTTCAAGACTTTCGGCTTTCCGGTCGAGGCTCAGGTCACCGAATACGTGGCGCCGACTAACGGCAAGCCGGGCCGGGTGGCCTGGCATGGCTGGGCCGGCGAGCAAGGCAGCTCCGAGCGGCTTGACGTGATTCATGCTTGGCTGGTCGAGGATATGTCCGGCGGACGGGTGCGCGTGCTCACCCAGGAAAGCCAGAAAGGCAAGCCAGCGCAGGCATTGGCCTCCAGCAAGCCGAACATCATGATCAACGGCCATCAGGACTGGCTGACGGGTCTAGTCGAGGCTGCGCGCAAGACCAAGGCGCAGTGA
- a CDS encoding type 1 glutamine amidotransferase domain-containing protein, which translates to MSTTIKILMILTSQATMGDGPRPTGVWFEELSTPYYAFVDAGAQVDIASIAGGKIPIDPHSLAVEGKNSPSVERFLKDAAAIRKIEVSMKIDGLSTEGYSAVFLPGGHGTMWDLPRSAELASLLSTAWANGKVVSAVCHGPAGLVNVKDTNGQPLVAGRRVAAFTNSEEAVVGLTDKVPFLLETRISMLGAKYESGPDFQPFAVRDGKLVTGQNPASSDEVARLVLQAVHEAR; encoded by the coding sequence ATGAGCACCACCATCAAGATCCTGATGATCCTTACCTCCCAGGCCACCATGGGCGACGGTCCGCGGCCAACCGGCGTGTGGTTCGAGGAACTGTCCACACCGTACTACGCCTTCGTCGATGCCGGCGCGCAGGTGGACATCGCCTCCATCGCCGGTGGCAAGATTCCGATCGACCCGCACTCGCTGGCAGTCGAGGGCAAGAACTCGCCCAGCGTCGAGCGCTTCCTCAAGGACGCCGCGGCAATTCGCAAGATCGAGGTCTCGATGAAGATCGACGGCCTGTCCACCGAAGGCTACTCGGCGGTGTTCTTGCCCGGCGGGCATGGCACCATGTGGGACCTGCCCAGGAGCGCCGAACTGGCGTCCTTGCTGTCCACCGCCTGGGCAAACGGCAAGGTCGTCTCGGCGGTCTGCCACGGCCCGGCTGGGCTGGTTAACGTCAAGGACACTAACGGCCAGCCACTGGTCGCCGGCCGCCGCGTGGCGGCCTTCACCAACAGCGAGGAAGCGGTCGTCGGCCTGACCGACAAGGTGCCATTCCTTCTGGAGACTCGTATTAGCATGCTGGGCGCCAAGTATGAGAGCGGCCCGGACTTCCAGCCCTTCGCGGTGCGTGACGGCAAGCTCGTCACCGGGCAGAACCCGGCCTCCTCCGATGAAGTCGCGCGCTTGGTGCTGCAAGCCGTCCACGAGGCGCGCTAA
- a CDS encoding transposase, translated as MARQRTSRLRRLGLCQPEGTDSASKAPTTRDFTNQRVRRATEVDEAQRANNRNRSLMRARVEHVFAVIKRLWEFTKVRYRGLQKNATRAFTALALGNIYLSLLHLQGLVRP; from the coding sequence ATCGCACGGCAACGAACATCGCGTCTAAGGCGACTCGGCCTATGCCAGCCAGAAGGCACTGATAGCGCGAGCAAGGCACCCACGACAAGGGACTTCACCAACCAGCGCGTGCGCCGTGCGACAGAAGTCGATGAGGCGCAGCGGGCCAATAACCGCAACAGATCGCTGATGCGCGCTCGGGTCGAACATGTCTTTGCCGTGATCAAGCGACTATGGGAGTTCACCAAGGTGCGCTATCGCGGGCTACAAAAGAACGCCACGCGTGCGTTCACTGCCTTGGCACTTGGCAACATTTACCTGTCCCTATTGCATCTGCAGGGACTGGTGCGCCCATGA
- a CDS encoding TRAP transporter substrate-binding protein, translating to MRMLRRAAIAAALVLPVLPAAHAADEIVLKVHHFLPAGSYAQQMFIQPWCDKIAAESAKRMRCQIYPSMQLGGTPPQLVDQVRDGLVDVIWTLPGYTPGRFPRIEAFELPFMMQSPEAASRALWDFVQQYASEEFKTIHPIALHVHGDGVFHMVRKPIQTMADLKGLKLRAPTRQTNKLLAALGATPVAMPVPAVGEALSKGVIDGALVPYEVVPSVKIQELVKFHSETDPVEPAIYTSTFVFAMNKAKYESLPADLKKVIDANSGVELSGRIGATFLQADAEGKKLTQGNTTNVISKAELQQWKAVGQTVSDAWVKEVNAKGMNGQQLLDGAKALLQKHAR from the coding sequence ATGCGAATGCTTCGACGCGCCGCCATTGCGGCTGCTCTGGTCCTGCCTGTGCTTCCTGCTGCCCATGCGGCGGATGAGATCGTGCTCAAGGTCCACCACTTCCTACCGGCAGGGTCCTATGCGCAGCAAATGTTCATACAGCCCTGGTGCGACAAGATTGCTGCGGAATCTGCCAAGCGCATGCGTTGCCAGATCTACCCGTCCATGCAACTGGGCGGCACGCCACCGCAACTGGTGGATCAGGTGCGCGACGGTCTGGTGGATGTGATCTGGACTTTGCCCGGCTATACCCCCGGCCGCTTTCCTCGAATTGAGGCGTTCGAGTTGCCCTTCATGATGCAAAGCCCCGAAGCGGCCAGCCGTGCCTTGTGGGACTTTGTTCAGCAATATGCCAGTGAAGAGTTCAAGACCATCCATCCCATTGCCTTGCATGTGCACGGTGACGGGGTCTTTCACATGGTCCGCAAGCCCATCCAGACGATGGCTGATCTGAAGGGATTGAAGCTACGCGCACCCACCCGGCAGACCAACAAGCTGTTGGCTGCATTAGGTGCCACGCCGGTGGCCATGCCCGTGCCTGCGGTGGGCGAGGCGCTTTCCAAAGGTGTGATTGATGGAGCCCTGGTTCCCTATGAGGTGGTTCCTTCCGTGAAGATTCAGGAGTTGGTGAAGTTCCACTCAGAAACTGATCCGGTGGAGCCTGCGATCTACACGTCCACCTTCGTATTCGCCATGAACAAAGCGAAGTACGAAAGCCTTCCTGCCGATCTCAAAAAGGTGATCGATGCCAACAGTGGTGTGGAGTTGTCAGGCCGCATCGGCGCAACGTTCTTGCAGGCAGATGCGGAGGGCAAGAAGCTGACACAGGGCAACACCACCAACGTGATTTCCAAAGCAGAGCTTCAGCAATGGAAAGCGGTGGGCCAGACAGTGTCTGACGCCTGGGTCAAAGAGGTGAATGCCAAGGGCATGAATGGCCAGCAGTTGCTCGACGGCGCCAAGGCCCTGCTGCAAAAGCACGCGCGATAA
- a CDS encoding TRAP transporter small permease: MSEPLATAPEALAFGPAGRVLRWLCRVFAMAGALVFVAIVLMSVVSLTGRKLWSSPIAGDVEMLQMCAAFAAASFFAWCHLSGSDVKVDFFTARMSPRAVHVMDAFGSLLVAFFGAVVAWRTAQGAWMVKEAGEQSMLLDWPLWIPQMAMVPGFALLAWAASYRALQHLGAAAQPDVQAHDRAGEAA; the protein is encoded by the coding sequence ATGTCTGAACCTCTTGCCACGGCCCCAGAGGCCCTGGCTTTTGGCCCTGCGGGCCGTGTTCTGCGCTGGCTGTGCCGCGTTTTTGCCATGGCAGGCGCACTCGTGTTTGTCGCGATCGTGCTGATGAGTGTGGTCTCTCTCACAGGCCGTAAGTTGTGGTCTTCACCCATCGCCGGTGATGTGGAGATGCTGCAGATGTGTGCAGCCTTTGCCGCCGCCAGTTTTTTTGCCTGGTGCCATCTGTCAGGCAGCGATGTGAAGGTGGATTTTTTCACCGCCCGCATGTCGCCCCGGGCCGTGCATGTCATGGATGCATTCGGTTCCTTGCTGGTGGCCTTTTTCGGCGCGGTGGTGGCCTGGCGCACTGCGCAAGGTGCATGGATGGTCAAGGAAGCAGGTGAGCAGAGCATGTTGCTCGACTGGCCTCTGTGGATACCGCAGATGGCCATGGTCCCTGGCTTTGCCTTGCTGGCATGGGCTGCCAGCTACCGCGCACTGCAACACCTGGGTGCCGCTGCTCAACCGGATGTTCAGGCACACGATCGAGCGGGAGAGGCAGCATGA
- a CDS encoding TRAP transporter large permease, whose protein sequence is MSGIAAGSLIFAGLMVLLVVRVPIGVAMFTMGAAGYWALGGWEMQRVLDALKTLAYARLSNYDIAVIPLFLLMGQFATQGGLSAALFRFVAAFMGHLRGGVAMAAIGACAGFGAICGSSLATAATMGQVALPELRRLGYAGSLSTGALAAGGTLGIMIPPSVPLVIYAVLTQESIGKLFMAAVLPGVIAMVGYMLVVQVFVALRPEAAPAGPRVPWPQRLQALWQVLPVLMVFLVVIVGIYGGWANPTEAAAIGAAACGVLAVVRGGLRWEGFKASLLGTAQATAMIYLVLMGADMLNTALALSQMPTELAAWVQGSGLSPMLVMVAILIIYILLGCVMDSLAMILLTIPIFYPVVMGLDFYGMSPTDKSVWFGILALMVVEIGLVHPPVGMNVYIINRLARDVPLSETFKGVMPFLASDLIRIVLLLAFPSLALVLVRTFSS, encoded by the coding sequence ATGAGCGGGATTGCTGCAGGCAGCCTGATCTTTGCAGGCCTCATGGTGTTGCTCGTAGTACGCGTCCCCATTGGGGTGGCAATGTTCACCATGGGTGCTGCGGGTTACTGGGCGCTGGGTGGGTGGGAAATGCAGCGTGTGCTGGACGCACTCAAAACACTGGCCTACGCGCGCTTGTCCAACTACGACATTGCAGTCATCCCCCTGTTTTTGTTGATGGGCCAGTTTGCGACCCAGGGCGGGCTCAGTGCGGCCCTGTTCCGGTTCGTGGCCGCCTTCATGGGGCATCTCCGTGGTGGCGTGGCGATGGCGGCGATTGGTGCATGCGCTGGCTTTGGTGCCATCTGCGGTTCATCGCTGGCCACTGCAGCCACCATGGGCCAGGTGGCATTGCCTGAACTGCGACGCCTGGGTTATGCGGGCAGTTTGTCCACCGGCGCGCTGGCCGCAGGCGGCACGCTGGGCATCATGATCCCGCCCTCCGTGCCGCTGGTGATCTATGCCGTGCTGACGCAAGAATCCATCGGCAAGCTCTTTATGGCGGCTGTGCTGCCTGGCGTGATTGCCATGGTGGGCTACATGCTGGTGGTGCAGGTGTTTGTCGCTTTGCGCCCTGAAGCAGCTCCTGCTGGGCCTCGTGTGCCATGGCCTCAGCGGCTGCAGGCCCTGTGGCAGGTTCTGCCTGTGCTGATGGTGTTCTTGGTGGTGATCGTGGGTATATACGGCGGCTGGGCCAACCCGACTGAGGCTGCAGCCATTGGTGCGGCCGCCTGTGGCGTACTGGCGGTCGTGCGCGGGGGGCTGCGCTGGGAAGGCTTCAAGGCCAGCCTGCTAGGAACCGCCCAGGCCACAGCCATGATCTATCTCGTGCTCATGGGAGCAGACATGCTCAATACGGCCCTAGCTTTGTCGCAGATGCCCACTGAGCTGGCTGCCTGGGTGCAAGGCAGCGGTCTGAGTCCCATGCTGGTGATGGTGGCCATCCTGATCATCTACATCCTACTCGGCTGTGTGATGGACAGCCTGGCCATGATCCTGCTGACGATTCCCATCTTCTACCCCGTCGTCATGGGGCTGGATTTCTACGGCATGTCGCCCACCGACAAGAGTGTGTGGTTTGGCATCCTGGCGCTGATGGTGGTGGAGATCGGCCTGGTTCATCCCCCTGTAGGCATGAACGTCTACATCATCAATCGGCTGGCTCGTGACGTCCCTTTGTCTGAGACTTTCAAGGGAGTGATGCCATTCCTTGCTTCAGACCTGATTCGTATCGTGCTGCTCCTGGCCTTCCCATCATTGGCTTTAGTGCTGGTACGCACGTTTAGCAGCTGA
- a CDS encoding subtype B tannase, with translation MRLLFKSSTAIAMATAALVSGCGGGGGAESSPNDAKLQFNPAAYTTVNITVDGVATKVRQYRIVYVANPIKMATTQANLGGNSTTTLADPYAYQSMIVSVPEDKVSDQKTALYFLVNNGGWWASPVATTISEGAKFVSTSDTDNIGAALKAGYVVVNVGTRSRGGARAEDGRWMGKAPAPVVDAKAAIRYLRLNDSTMPGSAERIIVTGTSGGGGLTSAVSASGNSSDYLPFLAEVGAAGVVGSGSTATSTLKDDVFAAVAYCPINNLGNADAGYEWEYNAVRSDSNTGALGGVAYSAGPQPVASLAIANAFPIYLNSLGLKREDGTPLTADALREATKTLVKQELERQIAKGTAVPPLGGNFVTSRATLTNDWLTLSGTGTSATVANLDYSKFIRYVAANQALKTVVAFDAVGVNGNAAISGETNLFGSPAFQYSNFTDWSWTNNAVKGDGSGPDDTGLTWNQYLASSSNNLATQLKLINPLSYLNTAADSAPYWYVRHGMVDRDTAFAMQTLLYYALKNDSSIKDVSFKFPYLVGHTGNYDVQEAFGWIKAKLDANP, from the coding sequence ATGCGTTTATTGTTCAAATCCAGCACAGCCATCGCGATGGCTACCGCAGCCCTGGTCAGCGGTTGTGGTGGAGGTGGCGGAGCCGAGTCATCGCCCAACGATGCCAAGCTCCAGTTCAACCCAGCGGCCTACACCACGGTGAACATTACCGTGGATGGTGTGGCGACCAAAGTGCGGCAATATCGCATCGTCTACGTGGCCAATCCCATCAAGATGGCGACCACGCAGGCCAATCTGGGCGGAAACAGCACCACCACGCTGGCCGATCCTTACGCCTACCAGTCCATGATCGTCTCGGTACCTGAGGACAAAGTCAGCGATCAGAAGACGGCGTTGTACTTCCTCGTAAACAACGGTGGCTGGTGGGCCAGCCCTGTGGCTACCACCATCAGTGAGGGAGCAAAGTTTGTCAGCACCAGCGACACCGACAATATCGGAGCCGCCCTCAAGGCCGGCTATGTAGTTGTCAACGTGGGCACCCGTAGCCGCGGCGGCGCCCGTGCCGAGGATGGGCGATGGATGGGCAAGGCACCCGCGCCCGTGGTAGATGCCAAGGCCGCCATTCGCTACCTACGCCTCAACGACAGCACCATGCCGGGCTCAGCCGAGCGCATCATTGTCACAGGCACCAGTGGTGGTGGCGGCCTGACTTCCGCTGTTTCCGCCAGCGGCAACAGCAGCGACTACCTCCCCTTCCTGGCAGAGGTGGGGGCTGCAGGCGTTGTCGGTTCAGGCTCTACGGCCACCAGTACTTTGAAAGACGATGTATTTGCCGCCGTGGCCTATTGCCCGATCAATAACCTCGGTAACGCTGACGCCGGTTATGAATGGGAGTACAACGCGGTTCGTTCAGACTCCAACACGGGTGCGCTGGGCGGTGTCGCTTACAGCGCAGGTCCTCAACCGGTTGCATCGCTGGCCATCGCCAACGCTTTCCCGATCTACCTGAACAGTCTCGGGCTTAAGCGTGAGGACGGCACACCGCTGACGGCTGATGCCCTGCGCGAGGCGACCAAGACCTTGGTGAAGCAGGAGTTGGAGCGCCAGATTGCCAAGGGCACTGCCGTCCCTCCACTGGGCGGTAACTTTGTCACCAGCCGAGCCACCTTGACCAATGACTGGCTCACCCTCAGCGGCACTGGTACCAGCGCTACGGTGGCAAATCTGGATTACAGCAAGTTCATCCGCTACGTCGCAGCCAATCAGGCCCTCAAAACTGTGGTGGCCTTTGATGCAGTCGGTGTAAACGGTAACGCCGCCATCAGTGGCGAGACCAACTTGTTCGGCTCACCTGCGTTTCAGTATTCCAATTTCACGGACTGGAGCTGGACCAATAACGCTGTCAAAGGTGATGGCTCAGGTCCTGACGATACCGGTCTCACCTGGAACCAGTATCTGGCCAGCTCCAGCAACAACCTGGCTACGCAGCTAAAGCTCATCAATCCCCTGTCGTACCTGAATACTGCGGCTGACAGTGCCCCGTACTGGTACGTGCGCCACGGCATGGTGGACCGTGATACCGCTTTTGCCATGCAGACATTGCTGTACTACGCGCTCAAGAACGACAGTTCCATCAAAGATGTGAGCTTCAAGTTTCCCTACCTGGTAGGTCACACAGGCAACTACGACGTGCAGGAGGCGTTTGGCTGGATCAAGGCCAAGCTCGACGCCAACCCCTAA
- a CDS encoding porin, whose amino-acid sequence MSKKLYPLTTFTVAALAALTTNVQAQQGPASSVTLYGVVDAAVEHLSNVGGNASLTRMPGLTGGMAPSRLGFRGNEDLGGGLRAVFTLEQGFGVDNGGLNQGGRTFGRQAFVGLSGDWGSVTLGRQYSMLFWSQLDADLLGPAMFGSGSLDSYLPNARVDNAVAYRGTFSGVTLGALYSFGRDTVNAGPSPSGTNCAGESATDTKACRQWSLMAKYDTAQWGVSAAMDEMRGGAGAFAGLTSSAMTDRRSTVAGWAKWGDFKFGAGVIARRNEASTTTPRSTLAYLGAAYNITPNWVVDGEWFKLDYKNSANQATLLALRTTYHLSKRTAVYATAGHIANDGTLALSVSNAGTGSNPAAGGSQTGLGVGIRHSF is encoded by the coding sequence ATGAGCAAGAAACTCTACCCTTTGACAACCTTTACGGTGGCCGCATTAGCTGCCCTTACCACCAACGTTCAAGCCCAGCAGGGACCTGCGTCCAGCGTCACGCTCTACGGCGTGGTGGATGCAGCGGTAGAACATCTCTCCAATGTGGGGGGTAATGCGAGCCTGACCCGTATGCCAGGCCTGACAGGTGGCATGGCACCGTCGCGTCTGGGCTTTCGCGGCAATGAGGACCTAGGTGGTGGTCTGCGCGCCGTATTCACACTGGAGCAAGGCTTTGGTGTGGACAATGGAGGTCTCAATCAAGGTGGTCGCACATTTGGCCGCCAAGCCTTTGTGGGCTTGAGTGGTGACTGGGGTAGTGTGACCCTGGGGCGCCAGTACTCGATGCTATTCTGGTCGCAGCTGGATGCCGACCTGCTTGGCCCCGCAATGTTTGGCTCAGGCTCGCTGGACAGCTACCTGCCCAACGCCCGTGTGGACAACGCAGTGGCTTACCGCGGTACGTTCAGTGGTGTTACGTTGGGTGCTCTCTACAGCTTTGGGCGCGATACCGTCAACGCAGGCCCCAGCCCATCTGGTACCAACTGCGCTGGCGAAAGCGCGACAGACACCAAGGCCTGCCGTCAGTGGTCTTTGATGGCAAAGTACGACACAGCGCAGTGGGGCGTATCTGCCGCTATGGATGAGATGCGTGGAGGCGCGGGAGCATTTGCCGGATTAACCAGCAGCGCCATGACCGATCGCCGCTCTACCGTGGCGGGCTGGGCCAAGTGGGGTGACTTCAAGTTTGGTGCCGGTGTCATTGCTCGTCGCAACGAAGCCAGCACGACAACGCCCCGTAGCACGCTGGCATATCTGGGTGCTGCATACAACATCACGCCCAACTGGGTCGTGGATGGTGAATGGTTCAAGCTGGACTACAAGAACAGCGCCAACCAGGCCACCTTGCTGGCCTTGCGCACCACCTACCACTTGTCCAAGCGCACGGCGGTGTATGCCACGGCGGGGCATATTGCCAATGACGGCACGCTGGCTCTGTCTGTCAGCAATGCGGGGACGGGCTCCAATCCTGCAGCCGGGGGATCGCAGACAGGGCTGGGGGTCGGCATTCGCCACAGTTTCTGA
- a CDS encoding glutathione S-transferase: MKLYFSPFSPYVRKCLVTASELGLDDRIELLVANAHPINRDQNIIAINPLGKVPTLITPDGHVLYDSRVICEYFNELGGGSLIPIGGPARWDVLTMQSLGDGILDAALLARYEEVARPESLRWSEWRTAQLSKSLSSLTFLSQNFHLLEGSKVDLGTLSIACALWYLDLRFAELEWRLRFPKIATWYAEFSLRPSLGKTWSVE, from the coding sequence TTGAAGCTCTATTTCTCACCCTTTTCACCTTATGTCAGAAAATGCCTAGTCACCGCTTCTGAGTTGGGCTTGGACGATCGCATCGAACTGTTGGTGGCCAACGCGCACCCAATCAACCGCGATCAGAACATCATTGCGATCAACCCGCTTGGAAAGGTTCCGACGCTCATCACGCCGGATGGTCATGTGTTGTATGACAGCAGAGTCATTTGTGAATATTTCAACGAATTAGGAGGCGGTTCGTTGATACCCATAGGCGGTCCTGCACGTTGGGATGTCTTGACTATGCAGTCCTTAGGGGATGGGATTCTGGATGCTGCTTTACTTGCAAGGTATGAAGAGGTGGCAAGACCGGAATCACTCCGTTGGTCTGAATGGCGAACCGCTCAATTGAGTAAGTCACTTAGCTCACTGACCTTCTTATCCCAGAATTTTCATCTGCTCGAAGGTTCAAAGGTGGACCTGGGTACGCTCAGCATTGCTTGCGCGCTGTGGTATCTGGACCTGCGATTTGCAGAGCTTGAATGGCGATTAAGGTTCCCTAAGATAGCCACCTGGTACGCAGAGTTCTCTCTGAGACCTTCATTGGGGAAGACTTGGTCCGTAGAATAA